The following proteins are co-located in the Trichormus variabilis 0441 genome:
- the kdpA gene encoding potassium-transporting ATPase subunit KdpA, translated as MGQGLLQIGLTLCIVIAITPVLGRYIARVFLGERTILDRLMNPIERSVYVISGVRPKDEMTGWQYIRAILYTNLFMGILVYSLIYFQRLLPWNPNGLGVPSWDIILHTVISFVTNTDQQHYAGETTLSYFSQVAALGFLMFTSAATGLAVGIAFIRGLTGRKLGNFYVDLTRGITRILLPISVIGAIALVLLGVPQTIGETLTITTLEGGTQYIARGPVASFEMIKMLGENGGGFFAANSAHPFENPNGLTNLIETIAMIAIPAAMIYTYGVFAKNIKQAWLLFWMVFVVFVILVWVAAGGELQGNPLVNGTLGIEQPNLEGKEVRFGWAETALWAVMTTATMCGAVNGMHDSLMPQGLFATLFNLFLQIIWGGQGTGTAYLFIYLILTVFLTGLMVGRTPEIFGRKIEKREIVLASLILLIHPIVVLIPSAIALAYPFSLSGITNPSFHGISQVVYEYASASANNGSGLEGLTDNSLWWNLSTSISILIGRYVPIIAMLLLADSMSRKQTVPQTPGTLKTDSLLFTTVTAGIVLILGVLTFFPVLALGPIAEGFKLASGS; from the coding sequence ATGGGACAAGGTTTGTTACAAATTGGCTTAACGCTGTGTATTGTCATAGCAATTACTCCGGTTTTAGGTAGATATATAGCCCGTGTGTTCTTGGGAGAAAGAACAATACTTGATCGTTTAATGAATCCCATAGAGCGGAGTGTCTATGTAATATCAGGTGTTCGTCCTAAAGATGAGATGACTGGTTGGCAGTATATCCGCGCAATACTATATACCAATCTGTTCATGGGAATTTTAGTATATTCGCTGATATATTTTCAGAGGTTATTACCTTGGAATCCCAACGGTTTAGGTGTGCCTAGTTGGGATATCATCCTGCATACAGTAATTTCATTTGTTACCAATACTGATCAGCAACACTACGCGGGCGAAACAACCCTCAGTTACTTCTCCCAAGTAGCAGCCTTGGGATTTTTGATGTTCACCTCAGCCGCCACTGGTTTAGCTGTGGGTATTGCCTTTATTCGTGGCTTAACAGGCAGAAAACTGGGGAACTTCTATGTTGACCTTACCCGTGGGATTACCAGAATATTATTGCCCATCTCGGTAATTGGTGCGATCGCTTTAGTTTTGTTGGGTGTACCGCAAACAATCGGCGAAACCTTGACAATCACCACCTTAGAAGGAGGAACCCAGTACATTGCTAGAGGGCCAGTAGCATCCTTTGAGATGATCAAAATGTTGGGAGAAAACGGTGGCGGTTTTTTTGCAGCTAACTCCGCCCACCCCTTTGAAAATCCCAATGGCTTGACTAACTTAATCGAAACCATCGCCATGATTGCGATCCCCGCAGCCATGATTTATACCTATGGTGTATTTGCCAAAAACATCAAACAAGCTTGGCTATTATTCTGGATGGTATTTGTTGTCTTTGTGATTCTGGTATGGGTAGCCGCAGGTGGCGAACTCCAAGGAAATCCACTAGTTAATGGCACTTTAGGAATCGAACAGCCCAATTTAGAAGGTAAAGAAGTCCGCTTTGGTTGGGCAGAAACAGCACTTTGGGCAGTCATGACAACCGCTACCATGTGCGGTGCAGTCAACGGAATGCACGATTCTTTAATGCCTCAAGGGCTATTTGCCACTTTATTTAACTTATTCTTGCAAATTATTTGGGGTGGTCAGGGAACCGGGACTGCTTACCTATTCATATACCTGATTCTCACGGTGTTTCTCACAGGACTGATGGTAGGACGTACCCCAGAAATTTTTGGACGCAAAATCGAAAAGCGGGAAATAGTCCTGGCCAGCCTCATATTACTGATTCACCCCATAGTAGTCTTAATCCCCAGTGCGATCGCCTTGGCTTATCCTTTCTCTCTTTCTGGCATCACTAACCCCAGCTTTCACGGCATTTCCCAAGTAGTTTATGAGTACGCTTCCGCCAGTGCTAACAATGGTTCCGGTTTGGAAGGATTGACTGATAATAGCCTGTGGTGGAATCTCAGCACCAGTATCAGCATTCTCATAGGCCGCTATGTCCCCATTATTGCCATGCTGCTACTTGCTGATAGTATGTCTCGTAAGCAAACCGTACCCCAAACCCCAGGAACGCTCAAAACCGATTCTTTGCTATTTACGACAGTCACCGCCGGCATAGTCTTGATTTTGGGAGTTTTAACATTCTTTCCCGTCCTAGCCTTAGGCCCCATCGCCGAAGGTTTTAAACTAGCCTCTGGTAGTTAG
- a CDS encoding FAD-dependent oxidoreductase produces MLEQELLIADEPKYYQQNILIIGGGPSGLATALILAKRGWTNITILEQRATADYYEPDKSFNYLIDGRGQKLTDYLGITPILATLGVSSQEFYLTKIAPNGSQKSSKLPIIDPQRKTAYWITRKAFVGMLYQQIEQHWQDCIKVMFNAKCVKINKLAINNEVEKLEVVAQVGNDNFVKFEPSLLVGCDGLRSVVRNTLAEWDTSGLHKFQMQQFPSASSGLRYKVLSLPPKPSLDHRGEQHAVNEIAYIILGALRGRQHYLRLGLLPVKNPEEPRTANVIALPEHELWKLQDGEAIYGFFEKSFPQLPIRKILSPEEADRFAKSEGGYFPKPQYCGGLQFLLRHKPESKDTSAVGVVLLGDTIHCFPPDIGQGVNAALEDVCVLNEALSQTNDNLSQALPLYESLRLADVKAVTKLAQIAFPWQYGQNPFRTRLWSINFFLRLVLSRLLPFLFHPPAFFLIQNYRLSYQEILAKVERTSKTLYILGLVVGCGLLVAGGRWLFVASHNI; encoded by the coding sequence ATGCTAGAACAAGAATTATTGATAGCTGATGAACCTAAATATTATCAGCAAAATATCTTAATTATAGGTGGAGGCCCTTCAGGTCTTGCTACCGCATTAATTCTAGCTAAACGCGGTTGGACAAATATTACTATATTGGAACAGCGAGCCACAGCCGATTATTATGAACCTGACAAGTCATTTAATTATTTAATAGATGGTCGGGGACAAAAGTTAACAGATTATCTAGGAATCACTCCTATTCTTGCAACACTAGGCGTTTCATCCCAGGAATTTTATTTAACGAAAATTGCCCCTAACGGCAGCCAAAAATCATCAAAATTGCCTATTATAGACCCTCAACGAAAAACTGCATATTGGATTACCAGAAAAGCTTTTGTGGGGATGTTATATCAGCAAATTGAACAGCACTGGCAGGATTGTATAAAAGTAATGTTCAATGCTAAGTGTGTCAAAATTAACAAATTAGCTATCAATAATGAAGTAGAGAAATTAGAAGTTGTGGCTCAGGTCGGTAACGATAATTTCGTCAAATTTGAGCCTAGTCTGTTAGTTGGGTGTGATGGTTTGCGCTCAGTTGTCCGGAATACTTTAGCAGAGTGGGACACTTCTGGATTGCACAAATTTCAGATGCAGCAGTTCCCCTCTGCTAGTTCTGGTTTGCGGTATAAAGTGTTAAGCTTACCACCGAAGCCATCTTTGGATCATCGTGGCGAACAACACGCTGTGAACGAAATAGCTTATATTATCTTGGGAGCTTTACGTGGTCGTCAGCATTACTTACGTCTCGGTTTACTACCCGTAAAAAACCCGGAGGAACCAAGAACCGCGAATGTCATCGCCTTACCAGAGCATGAACTGTGGAAGTTACAGGATGGTGAAGCAATTTACGGGTTTTTCGAGAAATCTTTCCCTCAATTGCCCATTCGTAAAATATTGTCCCCCGAAGAAGCAGACAGATTTGCCAAAAGTGAAGGTGGTTATTTCCCTAAACCCCAATACTGCGGTGGATTGCAATTTTTATTGAGACACAAACCGGAAAGTAAGGATACTTCTGCTGTTGGAGTAGTGTTGTTAGGCGACACTATCCATTGCTTTCCGCCAGATATTGGACAGGGGGTAAATGCGGCTTTGGAAGATGTTTGTGTCTTGAATGAGGCGCTTTCTCAGACTAATGATAATCTCTCACAGGCACTACCTTTATATGAGTCCTTGCGCCTTGCTGATGTCAAAGCTGTCACTAAGCTGGCTCAAATCGCCTTTCCCTGGCAATATGGCCAAAACCCCTTCCGCACTAGGCTATGGAGTATCAACTTTTTTCTCAGACTTGTGCTTAGTCGTCTGTTACCTTTCCTATTTCATCCACCAGCATTTTTCCTCATCCAAAATTATCGGCTTTCCTACCAAGAAATCTTGGCTAAAGTCGAACGTACTAGCAAGACTTTATACATACTTGGGCTAGTAGTTGGGTGCGGATTGTTGGTTGCAGGTGGTCGCTGGCTATTTGTAGCCTCACATAATATTTAA
- the priA gene encoding primosomal protein N', producing the protein MYINDINSPDLVVNENQEFYRVTTNKNQYVEVLVDFPGNSGLFTYRIPSQLEIRPGDILSVPFGSQQLGAIAIRLLAEPNIDLAQDKIREVEDVVTSGFFASAYWELLNRVASYYYTPLIQVIRVALPPGLLGRSQRRVRLIKRQNEQLSVAFLSPPAQQILQLLQSQPSGDYSFHYLQQKVKATYRGMRELLRIGLVESYLEPPRTNRPKLQKAVILIDTVDRDLTNRQREILEVLRRRGGELWHSELLQICSTSSSTLKSMEQKGYIAIEEREVLRTEQGQVLDLDTPKLLNIAQENALVTIHRLNGFAQVLLHGVTGSGKTEVYLQAIAPILAQGKSALVLVPEIGLTPQLTDRFRARFGNNKISVYHSALSDGERYDTWRQMLTGTPQIVIGTRSAIFAPLPNLGLIILDEEHDSSFKQDSPIPTYHARTVAQWRAELENCPLVLGSATPSLESWVSVSQNSKFKIQNSKLTISSSPSSPPSPQSLYSPLPERINSRPLPPVEIVDMRQELQDGNRSIFSRSLQAALQHLEQTGRQGILFIHRRGHSTFVSCRSCGYVVECPHCDVSLAYHQTEVGAPQLLRCHYCNYVSVHPKHCPECSSPYLKFFGSGTQRVAQELSRQFPGLKYIRFDSDTTRNKGAHRTLLTQFANGEANLLVGTQMLTKGLDLPQVTLVGVVAADGLLNLSDYRASERAFQTLTQVAGRAGRGDDPGRVIMQTYTPEHPVIEAVRHHDYQSFVQAELEQRQALNYPPYGRLILLRLSSFDPIQVQNTAGAIATVLNANPGFELLGPAPASVMRVANRYRWQILLKFAPEALPQLPDWDEVRLLCPDGVSLTIDVDPLNIM; encoded by the coding sequence ATGTATATTAATGACATCAATTCTCCCGATTTAGTAGTGAATGAAAATCAGGAATTCTACCGAGTAACAACCAATAAAAATCAGTATGTCGAAGTATTAGTAGACTTTCCTGGCAATTCAGGATTATTCACTTACCGAATACCAAGTCAGTTAGAAATCAGACCAGGAGATATATTAAGTGTACCTTTTGGCTCCCAGCAATTGGGAGCGATCGCTATTCGGTTATTGGCAGAACCCAATATTGATCTAGCACAGGACAAGATACGGGAAGTGGAGGATGTAGTAACTTCTGGGTTTTTTGCTAGTGCTTATTGGGAATTATTAAATAGAGTAGCGTCATATTACTACACGCCTTTAATTCAGGTAATCAGAGTAGCATTACCACCAGGATTATTGGGGCGATCGCAACGTCGCGTCCGCTTGATCAAAAGACAAAATGAGCAACTATCAGTTGCTTTTTTAAGCCCCCCAGCACAGCAAATTCTTCAATTACTACAATCCCAACCATCAGGAGATTATAGTTTCCATTATTTGCAACAAAAAGTTAAAGCTACTTATCGAGGGATGCGGGAATTATTACGCATAGGTTTAGTAGAAAGTTACTTAGAACCGCCCCGGACAAATCGCCCAAAACTGCAAAAAGCAGTCATATTAATTGATACAGTTGACCGTGATTTAACCAATCGCCAAAGGGAGATTTTGGAAGTATTGCGGAGACGGGGCGGTGAGCTATGGCACAGTGAATTGTTACAAATTTGTAGTACCAGTTCCTCTACCCTAAAGTCGATGGAACAAAAAGGTTACATTGCTATAGAAGAACGAGAAGTATTGCGAACAGAACAAGGGCAAGTATTAGATTTAGATACACCGAAGTTATTAAATATTGCTCAAGAGAATGCCTTAGTAACTATCCATCGGCTGAATGGATTTGCTCAAGTATTGTTGCATGGGGTCACAGGTTCAGGTAAAACCGAAGTATATTTGCAAGCGATCGCTCCCATACTCGCACAAGGCAAATCAGCCCTAGTATTAGTCCCAGAAATCGGCCTCACACCCCAACTCACCGACCGTTTCCGCGCCCGTTTTGGCAATAATAAAATCAGCGTTTATCACAGCGCCCTTTCCGACGGTGAACGTTACGACACTTGGCGGCAAATGCTCACAGGCACACCCCAAATCGTCATCGGCACACGTAGCGCCATTTTCGCGCCTTTACCCAACTTAGGCTTAATTATCCTCGACGAAGAACACGACTCCAGCTTTAAACAAGATTCTCCCATCCCCACCTACCACGCCCGCACCGTCGCCCAATGGCGTGCAGAACTAGAAAACTGTCCCCTGGTTTTAGGTTCTGCCACACCTTCCTTAGAAAGTTGGGTGAGTGTGAGTCAAAATTCAAAATTCAAAATTCAAAATTCAAAATTAACAATTTCCTCATCTCCCTCATCTCCCCCCAGTCCCCAGTCCCTCTACTCCCCTCTCCCCGAACGTATCAACTCCCGCCCTCTACCACCAGTAGAGATAGTTGATATGCGGCAAGAGTTACAGGATGGGAATCGTTCTATATTTAGTCGGTCATTACAAGCAGCTTTACAACACCTGGAACAAACGGGAAGACAGGGGATTTTATTTATTCATCGTCGGGGACATAGTACCTTTGTGTCCTGTCGCAGTTGCGGCTATGTAGTGGAGTGTCCTCACTGTGATGTCTCCCTGGCCTATCACCAAACAGAAGTAGGCGCGCCCCAGCTGTTGCGCTGTCATTACTGTAATTATGTAAGTGTGCATCCCAAACACTGCCCAGAATGTAGTTCACCTTACCTGAAATTTTTTGGTAGCGGTACTCAACGGGTTGCCCAGGAATTAAGCCGACAGTTTCCGGGGTTAAAATACATCCGCTTTGATAGTGACACTACCCGCAACAAAGGCGCACATCGTACCCTACTGACTCAGTTTGCCAATGGGGAAGCGAATTTATTAGTGGGGACGCAAATGTTAACTAAGGGGTTAGATTTGCCCCAGGTGACACTTGTGGGTGTTGTTGCGGCCGATGGACTGTTGAACTTGTCAGATTATCGCGCCAGTGAAAGGGCATTTCAAACCCTGACTCAGGTGGCTGGTAGGGCTGGCAGAGGTGATGACCCTGGGAGGGTGATTATGCAAACTTACACGCCAGAACATCCAGTAATTGAAGCAGTCAGGCATCACGATTATCAATCTTTTGTGCAAGCGGAATTAGAACAACGGCAAGCCCTGAATTATCCGCCTTATGGCAGGTTAATTTTATTGCGGCTGAGTAGCTTCGATCCTATACAAGTACAGAATACAGCTGGTGCGATCGCCACAGTATTAAATGCTAACCCAGGATTTGAATTATTAGGCCCAGCACCAGCTAGTGTGATGCGGGTAGCAAACCGTTATCGCTGGCAGATATTACTCAAGTTTGCCCCCGAAGCACTACCCCAATTACCAGACTGGGACGAAGTACGCCTACTTTGTCCTGATGGTGTCAGCTTAACTATAGATGTAGACCCGTTAAATATTATGTGA
- a CDS encoding RpoD/SigA family RNA polymerase sigma factor, which translates to MYQTKHESLKETMNIAELGTMEIIESVVEHEEHSLDALELIIEEEPPITDNLDSEERDSGDEMAAARPSGYNKTEHDDAVGAFFKEMARYPLLKPDEEVELARRVRFLEEVRDLQADLQLQLGLHPTKAQVAAQLEITEKQLENRLYQGRVAKRKMIRSNLRLVVSIAKRYLNRGVPFLDLIQEGAMGLNRATEKFDPDKGYKFSTYAYWWIRQAITRAIANDARTIRLPIHIVEKLNKLKKAQRELKQKFSRNPSEAEMAEALEISVPQLRQLQQLRRQALSLNHRVGKEEDTELMDLLEDEDNLSPEAKMNENMMRQEIWEVLGDVLTPREKDVISLRYGLTTSEPCTLEEVGNMFNLSRERVRQIQSKAMRKLRRPHIAKRLKGWLI; encoded by the coding sequence ATGTACCAAACAAAGCATGAATCCCTCAAGGAAACTATGAATATTGCTGAATTGGGAACAATGGAAATAATAGAAAGTGTTGTAGAACATGAAGAACACTCTCTCGATGCCTTAGAACTGATAATAGAAGAAGAACCCCCAATAACAGACAATTTAGACTCAGAGGAACGTGATAGCGGGGATGAAATGGCTGCTGCCCGGCCTTCGGGCTACAATAAAACCGAGCATGATGATGCAGTAGGTGCGTTCTTTAAAGAAATGGCACGTTATCCACTGCTAAAACCCGATGAAGAGGTAGAATTAGCCAGAAGAGTCAGATTTTTAGAAGAAGTTAGAGATTTACAAGCAGATTTGCAATTGCAACTAGGGCTACATCCAACAAAAGCCCAAGTAGCTGCTCAACTAGAGATAACAGAAAAACAATTAGAAAATCGATTGTATCAAGGTCGAGTGGCGAAACGTAAAATGATTCGCTCGAACTTGAGATTAGTAGTATCAATTGCCAAGCGTTATCTGAATCGGGGAGTACCTTTTCTAGATTTAATTCAAGAAGGTGCAATGGGATTGAATCGAGCTACAGAGAAATTTGACCCCGATAAAGGATATAAGTTTTCTACTTACGCTTACTGGTGGATTAGACAAGCAATTACGAGAGCGATCGCTAATGATGCCAGAACCATCCGCCTACCCATCCATATTGTAGAAAAACTCAACAAACTCAAAAAAGCCCAACGGGAACTCAAACAAAAATTCAGCCGCAACCCTTCCGAAGCAGAAATGGCCGAAGCTTTGGAAATTAGCGTCCCCCAACTGCGCCAACTGCAACAACTCCGGCGACAAGCCCTATCTTTAAACCATCGTGTCGGTAAAGAAGAAGATACCGAACTGATGGATTTATTAGAAGATGAGGATAACTTATCTCCGGAAGCAAAAATGAACGAAAATATGATGCGTCAGGAGATTTGGGAAGTTTTAGGTGATGTCCTCACTCCCAGAGAAAAAGACGTAATTTCTCTACGCTATGGTTTGACAACTAGCGAACCTTGCACCCTGGAGGAAGTCGGAAATATGTTCAACTTATCCCGCGAACGAGTCCGCCAAATTCAAAGCAAAGCCATGCGTAAATTACGCCGTCCTCACATAGCCAAACGTCTGAAGGGTTGGTTAATTTGA
- a CDS encoding GNAT family N-acetyltransferase gives MTVGNDLTVRFAELADSETLFGLIKALAEYEKLTHAVTGNVLALQEHLFGSQRYVEAILAESAGQAVGFALFFHNYSTFLTKPGIYLEDLFVLPEYRRQGIGKALLTKLAQIAVERDCGRLEWSVLDWNESAQAFYRHMGATILDDWRICRVTEEAISQLAEGK, from the coding sequence ATGACTGTGGGTAACGATTTGACTGTACGTTTTGCTGAACTTGCTGACAGCGAAACATTGTTTGGCTTAATTAAAGCGCTAGCAGAGTACGAAAAATTAACTCATGCTGTAACTGGCAACGTTCTTGCACTTCAAGAGCATTTATTTGGCTCCCAAAGATACGTTGAAGCAATTTTAGCGGAATCCGCAGGTCAAGCCGTAGGGTTTGCCTTATTTTTTCATAATTACTCTACCTTTCTCACCAAGCCAGGCATTTATCTAGAAGACTTGTTTGTCCTACCCGAATATCGACGACAAGGCATTGGTAAAGCACTCCTCACTAAATTAGCCCAAATAGCGGTCGAACGGGATTGTGGACGGCTAGAATGGAGCGTTCTGGACTGGAATGAATCAGCCCAAGCATTTTACCGCCACATGGGAGCAACAATATTAGATGATTGGCGAATTTGCCGCGTTACAGAAGAAGCAATCAGCCAATTAGCCGAGGGGAAGTGA
- the petJ gene encoding cytochrome c6 PetJ — MKKIFSLVLLGIALFTFAFSSPALAADVANGAKIFSANCASCHAGGKNLVQAQKTLKKEDLEKFGMYSAEAIIAQVTNGKNAMPAFKGRLKPDQIEDVAAYVLGQADKSWK, encoded by the coding sequence ATGAAAAAGATTTTTTCCCTAGTACTGTTAGGCATAGCACTCTTCACTTTTGCCTTCAGTAGCCCTGCATTAGCAGCAGACGTAGCAAACGGAGCCAAGATATTCAGTGCTAACTGTGCTTCTTGTCATGCAGGTGGCAAGAATTTGGTTCAAGCCCAGAAAACTCTGAAGAAAGAAGACTTGGAAAAGTTTGGTATGTACTCAGCAGAGGCAATTATTGCCCAGGTAACAAACGGTAAGAACGCCATGCCTGCTTTCAAAGGTCGTTTAAAACCTGACCAAATTGAAGATGTAGCTGCTTATGTACTAGGACAAGCCGATAAGAGTTGGAAGTAA
- a CDS encoding Gfo/Idh/MocA family protein: MVSGLQANQGKIGIAIAGTGFGQKVHIPAFQAHHRTDIVAIYHRDIHKAKAIAEANNIPHAFDTIVDIVNLPEVQAVSIATPPFLHYEMGKTVLQAGKHLLLEKPVTLNVAEAQELYQLAQKQGVIATVDFEFRFVPAWQLFAELLSSGYVGTPRLIRIDWLGSSRADTSRPWNWYSSKEKGGGALGSLGSHAFDYIYWLFGSVRRLNAHLTTAIPQRVDPASGELKAVETDDTCLLSLELANGTPCQVTISAAVHASRTHWIEVYGDRGTLVIGSENQKDYIHGFRVWGSQPGQPLQEIEIPPKLLFPQHYTDGRICAFLRVVDQWVQGIDQQKPVVPSLKEGIYSQLLMDLSHQSHTTGSWVDVPNVEDYLI, from the coding sequence ATGGTGTCTGGATTACAAGCAAATCAGGGTAAAATTGGAATAGCGATCGCTGGGACTGGTTTTGGTCAAAAAGTTCACATACCCGCCTTTCAAGCCCATCATCGTACTGATATAGTTGCGATTTATCACCGTGATATTCATAAAGCTAAAGCAATTGCCGAAGCAAACAATATTCCCCATGCCTTTGACACTATAGTTGATATTGTTAATCTGCCAGAAGTACAAGCAGTCAGTATCGCTACACCACCTTTCCTGCATTATGAAATGGGGAAAACAGTATTGCAAGCAGGAAAACATTTACTGCTAGAAAAGCCTGTCACCCTGAATGTGGCTGAAGCACAAGAATTGTATCAATTAGCGCAAAAGCAAGGTGTGATTGCCACTGTAGATTTTGAGTTTCGTTTTGTCCCTGCATGGCAACTATTCGCTGAACTTTTATCATCAGGTTATGTAGGAACCCCTCGCCTGATTAGAATTGATTGGTTGGGTTCTTCTCGTGCCGATACTTCCCGCCCTTGGAACTGGTATTCTTCTAAGGAAAAGGGTGGTGGTGCGTTAGGTTCCTTAGGTTCCCACGCTTTTGATTATATTTATTGGCTATTTGGGTCAGTCCGCAGATTAAATGCCCATTTGACTACAGCCATTCCTCAACGGGTTGACCCTGCTAGCGGTGAATTAAAAGCAGTGGAGACAGATGATACTTGTCTGCTGTCACTAGAATTAGCAAATGGTACGCCTTGCCAAGTGACTATCAGTGCTGCTGTTCATGCTTCTAGAACACACTGGATAGAAGTATATGGCGATCGCGGTACTTTAGTAATTGGTAGTGAAAATCAAAAAGACTACATCCACGGTTTTCGCGTTTGGGGTTCCCAACCAGGTCAACCTCTTCAAGAAATCGAAATCCCGCCCAAATTACTATTCCCCCAACATTACACTGACGGACGCATTTGTGCATTCTTGCGGGTAGTAGACCAATGGGTACAAGGAATTGATCAGCAAAAGCCAGTAGTACCATCTTTAAAAGAAGGTATTTATTCCCAGTTATTAATGGATTTATCTCATCAATCTCATACAACTGGTAGCTGGGTAGATGTGCCAAATGTTGAAGATTATCTTATTTAA
- a CDS encoding HetZ-related protein 2: MGVVMQTLKQGFEERNLAMATEAEKLAQFWRKRLAAECPEQNVAAIESIILWLLGRDAQRLDLLNPKELEIAKQAMEYRWKILSQRYLGVGRERAYRNLITRLGSLVTLRNKIQTWIALSRDRQRGVLDVLQEIIQELLQNDTYIQQQMAHIAEVALDKRLKDTLLFATVEEYCLRPVRNQPLLVYRFVNYLRRSQRGGLTQVPGGDLVRLVSEEVLTDDNDNRVNLVDNQAIAEYQEAQQIEEQQALRQTVQQEFANYLQENLGADAVEWLKLYLQGKTQDEIAKKLNKPIKEIYRLREKISYHAVRVFALKGKPELVDNWLAISLQENNLGLTQNQWQELHEKLTPIGRQILDLRKSGNSIEAVAQQLNLKQHQVMGEWTKVYLAAQAIRTQE, from the coding sequence ATGGGGGTTGTGATGCAAACTTTAAAACAGGGTTTCGAGGAGCGCAATCTCGCTATGGCAACGGAAGCAGAAAAACTAGCGCAATTTTGGCGCAAGCGGCTAGCTGCGGAGTGTCCAGAACAAAATGTGGCTGCAATAGAAAGTATTATTCTCTGGCTGTTAGGTCGTGATGCACAACGGTTGGATCTACTCAACCCTAAAGAACTTGAGATTGCCAAGCAAGCGATGGAATATCGCTGGAAGATTTTAAGTCAACGCTACTTGGGTGTAGGTCGAGAACGTGCTTATCGTAACTTGATCACTCGGCTGGGAAGTTTAGTCACATTACGGAATAAAATTCAAACCTGGATTGCTCTTAGCCGCGATCGCCAACGTGGTGTTCTTGACGTATTACAAGAGATAATACAAGAATTGCTACAGAATGATACTTACATCCAGCAGCAAATGGCGCACATCGCAGAAGTTGCTCTAGATAAGAGACTCAAAGATACTTTACTATTTGCCACTGTAGAAGAATATTGCTTGCGACCAGTACGCAATCAACCCTTGTTAGTGTACCGTTTTGTCAACTACCTACGCCGTTCTCAACGCGGTGGGTTAACCCAAGTCCCTGGTGGTGACTTAGTTAGGCTAGTTTCCGAAGAAGTCTTGACTGACGACAACGACAATCGAGTTAACCTTGTAGATAATCAAGCGATCGCCGAATATCAAGAAGCACAGCAAATAGAAGAACAACAAGCACTGCGCCAGACAGTGCAACAAGAGTTTGCCAACTACTTACAAGAAAACCTGGGAGCAGACGCAGTAGAATGGCTAAAACTGTATTTACAAGGCAAAACCCAAGACGAAATCGCCAAGAAATTAAATAAACCAATCAAAGAAATTTATCGACTGCGAGAAAAAATCAGCTACCATGCAGTACGTGTATTCGCCCTTAAGGGTAAACCAGAACTCGTAGATAACTGGCTGGCTATTTCCTTACAGGAAAATAACTTGGGTTTAACACAAAACCAATGGCAAGAACTCCACGAAAAACTAACCCCCATTGGCCGACAAATCTTGGATTTGCGAAAATCAGGTAACTCCATAGAAGCTGTAGCCCAACAATTAAATCTCAAACAGCATCAAGTCATGGGCGAATGGACTAAAGTCTATCTCGCAGCTCAAGCCATCAGAACGCAAGAGTAA